In one Cryptosporangium minutisporangium genomic region, the following are encoded:
- a CDS encoding bifunctional riboflavin kinase/FAD synthetase, with protein sequence MLRWRGLAESAPDWNRTVVTIGVFDGVHRGHRALIDATVREAAALLPVPRPSGAEPPEVPPVVVVTFDPHPAAVLRPDAVPDRLTTLDHRAVLIEGLAADGLTVDGLCTLPFTQELSRLAPEEFVRSVLVDHLHAAAGVVGEGFRFGYRAAGDVALLRTLGAEHDFEVRTVPLLADADGTVSSTRIRTDVTEGEVERAAAALGRPHRVEGIVVRGDQRGRELGFPTANLSSPQYTSVPDDGVYAGWLIRDPARRAGEQETPLPAAISIGTNPTFAGERARRVEAYILDFDADIYDERVAVDFATRLRPTIAFSSVDALITQMNADAARVRELLLGG encoded by the coding sequence GTGCTGCGGTGGCGCGGGCTGGCGGAGAGCGCGCCGGACTGGAACCGGACCGTGGTCACGATCGGCGTCTTCGACGGCGTCCACCGGGGCCATCGGGCACTGATCGACGCGACCGTGCGGGAGGCGGCGGCGCTGCTGCCGGTGCCGAGGCCGTCCGGGGCTGAACCGCCGGAGGTTCCGCCGGTGGTCGTCGTGACGTTCGACCCGCACCCGGCCGCGGTCCTCCGCCCCGACGCCGTGCCGGACCGGCTGACGACGCTCGACCACCGCGCGGTGCTGATCGAGGGCCTGGCCGCCGACGGTCTCACCGTGGACGGCCTGTGCACGCTGCCGTTCACCCAGGAGCTGTCCCGGCTCGCCCCGGAGGAGTTCGTCCGTTCAGTGCTCGTCGACCACCTGCACGCGGCGGCGGGCGTCGTCGGCGAGGGGTTCCGGTTCGGCTACCGCGCGGCGGGCGACGTCGCGCTGCTCCGGACGCTCGGCGCCGAGCACGACTTCGAGGTACGCACGGTGCCGTTGCTCGCCGACGCCGACGGGACGGTCTCCAGCACCCGGATTCGGACCGACGTCACCGAGGGCGAGGTGGAGCGCGCCGCGGCGGCGCTGGGGCGGCCGCACCGGGTGGAGGGCATCGTCGTCCGTGGCGACCAGCGCGGCCGTGAGCTGGGCTTCCCCACCGCGAACTTGTCGTCGCCGCAGTACACGTCCGTGCCCGACGACGGCGTCTACGCGGGCTGGCTGATCCGCGACCCGGCCCGGCGGGCCGGCGAGCAGGAGACGCCGCTGCCGGCCGCGATCAGCATCGGGACGAACCCGACGTTCGCCGGGGAGCGGGCCCGCCGGGTCGAGGCGTACATCCTCGACTTCGACGCCGACATCTACGACGAGCGGGTCGCGGTGGACTTCGCCACCCGGCTCCGTCCCACGATTGCGTTCTCGTCCGTGGACGCGCTGATCACCCAGATGAACGCCGACGCCGCCCGGGTGCGGGAACTGCTGCTCGGCGGCTGA
- the rbfA gene encoding 30S ribosome-binding factor RbfA, whose translation MADAARARKLAVRIREIVAETLRTQVKDPRLGMITVTDAKVTADLHDATVYYTVYGDETERAATAAALESARGVLRSAVGRQTGVRFTPTLAFSLDEVPNTAKHIDDLLAEARAADAEVQRKAASASYAGEPDPYRHEDEDADEETPAAPADAPIDVPGGGRA comes from the coding sequence ATGGCTGACGCAGCACGGGCGAGGAAGCTCGCCGTCCGGATCCGGGAGATCGTCGCGGAGACCCTCCGGACGCAGGTCAAGGACCCGCGCCTCGGCATGATCACGGTGACCGACGCGAAGGTCACCGCTGACCTGCACGACGCGACGGTCTACTACACCGTCTACGGCGACGAGACGGAGCGCGCCGCGACCGCTGCGGCGCTGGAGAGCGCGCGGGGCGTCCTGCGTAGCGCGGTCGGGCGTCAGACCGGGGTGCGGTTCACGCCGACGCTGGCGTTCAGCCTCGACGAGGTGCCGAACACCGCCAAGCACATCGACGACCTGCTGGCCGAGGCCCGCGCCGCGGACGCCGAGGTGCAGCGGAAGGCGGCGAGCGCGAGCTACGCGGGCGAGCCCGACCCCTACCGCCACGAAGACGAGGACGCGGACGAGGAGACGCCGGCCGCACCGGCCGACGCCCCGATCGACGTTCCGGGCGGGGGCCGCGCGTGA
- the truB gene encoding tRNA pseudouridine(55) synthase TruB, whose product MSARTDRRPATSGLVVVDKPAGMTSHDVVGRMRRIAGTRKIGHAGTLDPMATGVLVLGVERATKLLGHLTLTAKTYVATIRLGYATVTDDAEGSRLDGASAADVPLDDVRTGIAALTGSIDQVPSAVSAVKVAGRRAYDRVRSGEEVELAARRVTVSRFDLLADRRPEPDLLDLDVIVECSSGTYIRALARDLGRALGTGGHLTALRRTRVGPFTDQDARTLDELAAAADAGEDPVTLGLDDAVNAAFPRRDVDGAAATVLGHGGRLPTTGLTGPYGVFGPDGRVIALVLERDGAARPEVVLRPSG is encoded by the coding sequence CTGAGCGCCCGAACGGACCGGCGTCCCGCGACCAGCGGCCTGGTCGTCGTCGACAAGCCTGCCGGTATGACCTCGCACGACGTCGTCGGCCGCATGCGGCGGATCGCCGGAACCCGCAAGATCGGGCACGCCGGAACGCTGGATCCGATGGCGACCGGCGTGCTGGTGCTCGGCGTCGAGCGGGCGACGAAGCTGCTCGGCCACCTGACGCTCACCGCGAAGACCTACGTCGCGACGATCCGCCTCGGGTACGCGACGGTCACCGACGACGCGGAGGGCTCGCGGCTGGACGGCGCCAGCGCCGCCGACGTGCCGCTGGACGACGTCCGTACCGGGATCGCGGCGCTGACCGGATCCATCGACCAGGTGCCGTCCGCGGTCTCCGCGGTCAAGGTGGCCGGGCGGCGGGCCTACGACCGGGTGCGGTCCGGCGAGGAGGTCGAGCTGGCGGCCCGCCGGGTGACCGTGTCCCGGTTCGACCTGCTGGCCGACCGCCGTCCGGAGCCGGACCTGCTCGACCTGGACGTGATCGTCGAGTGCTCGTCCGGCACCTACATCCGCGCGCTCGCCCGTGACCTCGGCCGAGCGCTCGGGACCGGCGGCCACCTCACCGCGCTGCGGCGGACCCGGGTGGGTCCGTTCACCGATCAGGACGCCCGGACGCTCGACGAGCTGGCCGCCGCCGCGGACGCCGGAGAGGATCCGGTCACACTCGGCCTCGACGACGCGGTGAACGCAGCGTTTCCGCGGCGCGACGTCGACGGAGCCGCGGCGACCGTTCTCGGTCATGGCGGGCGGCTGCCGACGACGGGTCTGACCGGCCCGTACGGCGTCTTCGGCCCCGATGGCCGGGTGATCGCGCTGGTGCTGGAGCGGGACGGTGCGGCCAGGCCGGAGGTCGTGCTCCGGCCCTCCGGATGA
- a CDS encoding ferritin-like domain-containing protein, translating into MSRSTDRLHLALAAEHAAVFAYGVIGAHLTGDELAWARAADLAHRQQRDAVADLITTAGATPAPAAPAYQLPSPVTDRAGALALGVQVETRAAAVWRSALGELSGTAREVALDALVGSAVRGAQWRSVSEPGKAPTVAWPGS; encoded by the coding sequence GTGAGCCGCTCCACCGACCGGCTCCATCTCGCGCTCGCCGCCGAGCACGCCGCCGTCTTCGCCTACGGGGTGATCGGCGCTCACCTGACCGGCGACGAGCTGGCCTGGGCCCGCGCCGCGGACCTCGCGCACCGCCAGCAGCGGGACGCGGTCGCCGACCTGATCACGACCGCCGGTGCGACGCCCGCCCCGGCCGCGCCCGCCTACCAGCTGCCCTCACCGGTGACCGACCGGGCGGGTGCGTTGGCGCTCGGCGTCCAGGTCGAGACCCGCGCCGCGGCGGTGTGGCGCTCGGCGCTCGGCGAGCTGTCCGGCACGGCGCGCGAGGTCGCGCTGGACGCCCTGGTCGGCTCCGCGGTGCGCGGTGCGCAGTGGCGCTCGGTGTCGGAGCCGGGTAAGGCCCCGACAGTGGCGTGGCCCGGCTCTTAG
- a CDS encoding YlxR family protein, whose amino-acid sequence MVRRIRPAPSPHGRSPTRTCVGCRQRAAATELLRVVAVERGDSRVTVPDPARRRPGRGAWLHPDPACFVLAERRRAFGRALRVPGVPDAGAVREYLTQLGPARSEVPEGLGNPPGPTDEK is encoded by the coding sequence GTGGTTCGCCGCATCCGTCCGGCGCCGTCCCCGCATGGCCGCTCTCCAACGCGGACTTGTGTGGGATGTCGACAGCGAGCGGCAGCCACCGAGCTGCTGCGCGTCGTCGCGGTCGAGCGTGGGGATTCCCGCGTTACCGTCCCCGATCCGGCGCGTCGGCGACCGGGGCGGGGCGCTTGGCTGCATCCCGACCCAGCGTGTTTCGTACTGGCGGAACGGCGTCGCGCCTTCGGGCGTGCGCTACGGGTCCCCGGTGTCCCTGACGCCGGAGCCGTCCGCGAGTATTTGACCCAGCTCGGACCCGCACGATCGGAAGTACCCGAAGGACTGGGCAACCCGCCCGGACCCACGGACGAAAAGTAG
- the nusA gene encoding transcription termination factor NusA yields MNIDIAALRAVEREREISFDTIIEAIETALLTAYKHTGHAHPDARVEVNRKTGAATVWAAERDEDGTVLREFDDTPDDFGRIATMTAKQVILQRLRDAQDEMTFGEFASREGEVVAGVIQAHESRTERGIVSVSLGKIEATLPPAEQVPGETYQHGARIKALVVHVAKGMRGPQVTLSRTHPNLVRKLFALEVPEIADGTVEIAAVAREAGHRSKIAVRATVAGVNPKGACIGPLGARVRAVMSELHGEKIDIVDWAEDPARFVANALSPAQVRAVEVVDADARSARVTVPDFQLSLAIGKEGQNARLAARLTGWRIDIHSDAEQTAAPEANEPEGASAATVGEPDASVPGSAG; encoded by the coding sequence GTGAACATCGACATCGCGGCGCTGCGCGCGGTCGAGCGGGAGCGGGAGATCTCCTTCGACACGATCATCGAGGCGATCGAGACCGCGCTGCTGACCGCGTACAAACACACCGGCCACGCGCACCCGGACGCCCGGGTCGAGGTGAACCGGAAGACCGGCGCCGCCACCGTGTGGGCCGCCGAGCGCGACGAGGACGGCACCGTCCTCCGGGAGTTCGACGACACCCCGGACGACTTCGGTCGGATCGCCACGATGACCGCCAAGCAGGTCATCCTGCAGCGGCTCCGGGACGCCCAGGACGAGATGACGTTCGGGGAGTTCGCCAGCCGCGAGGGCGAGGTCGTCGCCGGTGTCATCCAGGCGCACGAGTCCCGGACCGAGCGCGGCATCGTCTCGGTCAGCCTGGGCAAGATCGAGGCCACGCTGCCGCCGGCCGAGCAGGTGCCGGGGGAGACCTACCAGCACGGCGCACGGATCAAGGCGCTCGTCGTCCACGTGGCGAAGGGCATGCGTGGCCCGCAGGTGACGCTCTCGCGGACCCACCCGAACCTGGTGCGGAAGCTGTTCGCGCTGGAGGTCCCGGAGATCGCGGACGGCACCGTGGAGATCGCGGCCGTCGCCCGTGAAGCCGGGCACCGTTCGAAGATCGCGGTCCGCGCCACCGTGGCGGGCGTCAACCCGAAGGGCGCGTGCATCGGTCCGCTCGGGGCCCGGGTCCGCGCCGTCATGAGCGAGCTGCACGGTGAGAAGATCGACATCGTCGACTGGGCGGAGGACCCGGCCCGGTTCGTCGCGAACGCGCTCTCGCCGGCTCAGGTGCGGGCGGTCGAGGTCGTCGACGCCGACGCCCGGTCGGCGCGGGTGACCGTGCCGGACTTCCAGCTGTCGCTGGCGATCGGCAAGGAAGGCCAGAACGCCCGCCTCGCGGCGCGGCTGACCGGCTGGCGGATCGACATCCACAGCGACGCCGAGCAGACCGCTGCACCGGAGGCAAATGAGCCGGAAGGGGCCAGTGCGGCAACCGTGGGGGAACCGGACGCTTCGGTCCCAGGCAGCGCGGGGTAG
- a CDS encoding DHH family phosphoesterase: MTGAISEDAWLRALTLLRAAGEQSGGIVLACHLNPDGDALGSMLATGLGLRQLGIPVQASFSNPFRLPQALTQLAGRELLVPPEEVVAQPDVLMTFDTGSVDRLGDLAPLVAAAGDVIVVDHHVTNGGFGTHNLIDPQAAATAVVVDELLSRLGVELDAAIAECLYVGLSTDTASFRGAATSPSTHELAARLLATGIRPDEISRRLYDARPVRSLHLLADVLGRVVLEPGIAGGAGLSWSYVTQDDLSKHGLGMEWVEGVVDMIRGAEESTVAMVAKQTGPGEWSISLRSRGSVDVGALSVRLGGGGHRLAAGFTGRGPLENVVDALRAALDAVPVTS; encoded by the coding sequence GTGACCGGCGCGATCTCCGAGGACGCCTGGCTGCGTGCGCTCACGCTGCTGCGTGCGGCCGGGGAGCAGTCGGGCGGCATCGTGCTCGCCTGCCATCTCAACCCGGACGGCGACGCGCTCGGCAGCATGCTCGCCACCGGGCTCGGCCTGCGTCAGCTCGGAATTCCCGTGCAGGCCTCGTTCAGCAACCCGTTCCGGCTGCCGCAGGCGCTGACCCAGCTGGCCGGCCGCGAGCTGCTGGTCCCCCCGGAGGAGGTCGTCGCGCAGCCGGACGTCCTGATGACGTTCGACACCGGCAGCGTCGACCGGCTCGGTGACCTCGCGCCGCTGGTGGCCGCCGCCGGCGACGTCATCGTCGTCGACCATCACGTGACCAACGGCGGGTTCGGCACCCACAACCTGATCGATCCGCAGGCGGCCGCGACGGCCGTCGTCGTCGACGAGCTGCTGTCCCGGCTGGGCGTCGAGCTGGACGCGGCGATCGCCGAGTGCCTCTACGTCGGACTCTCCACCGATACCGCCTCGTTCCGCGGTGCCGCGACCTCCCCGTCGACGCACGAGCTGGCGGCGCGGCTGCTCGCGACCGGCATCCGGCCGGACGAGATCAGCCGCCGCCTCTACGACGCCCGCCCGGTGCGGTCGCTGCACCTGCTCGCCGACGTCCTCGGCCGGGTGGTGCTGGAGCCGGGAATCGCCGGTGGAGCCGGTCTGAGCTGGTCCTACGTCACCCAGGACGACCTGTCCAAGCACGGGTTGGGCATGGAGTGGGTGGAGGGCGTGGTGGACATGATCCGCGGCGCCGAGGAGAGCACGGTTGCGATGGTCGCCAAGCAGACCGGCCCCGGCGAGTGGTCGATCTCGCTGCGTTCACGCGGCTCGGTCGATGTCGGAGCGCTGTCGGTGCGGCTCGGCGGGGGTGGCCACCGGCTCGCGGCCGGGTTCACCGGGCGTGGCCCTCTCGAGAACGTGGTGGACGCCCTGCGCGCGGCCCTCGACGCGGTACCGGTGACGAGCTGA
- a CDS encoding DUF503 domain-containing protein, with amino-acid sequence MFTGTLEFDVVLPPDSRSLKAKRAYVRPVVAALRRLEVSAAEVGLQDLHGRVAIGVATVSSTASHVGEVLDACERLVAGRPELELLSVRRRLHSSDDD; translated from the coding sequence GTGTTCACCGGCACGTTGGAATTCGACGTGGTGCTGCCGCCGGACAGCCGCAGCCTCAAGGCCAAGCGGGCGTACGTCCGGCCGGTGGTCGCCGCACTCCGTCGCCTCGAAGTGTCCGCCGCCGAGGTGGGTCTCCAGGACCTGCACGGACGGGTGGCGATCGGGGTAGCCACGGTCTCCAGCACGGCGAGCCACGTCGGCGAGGTACTCGACGCGTGCGAGCGGCTGGTCGCCGGGCGTCCGGAACTGGAACTGCTCTCGGTACGTCGTCGGCTGCACTCCAGCGACGACGACTGA
- the infB gene encoding translation initiation factor IF-2: MAGKARVHELAKELGVPSKDVLNKLKELGEFVKSASSTIEAPVARRLREAYTSPSSGGNGGRKPGPPSGPRPPRNIPSPASMARPQGTASAQDIEVKAEQARAAELKAAQEAAARAAAEAPAERRPAAPGPRPGPRPAPTPEVSAPTPPPTAPPAGPVQGGPRPGPRPAGPGQRPARPGNNPFGVGPGTPTQPPRPGPRPAPAAQGGQAPAGPTAGGPRPGQAGPRPGPRPSPQQGGDRPGGPRQGGPGDRRPGPGGPRPGGQSGGPGGPRPGGSSGGPGGPRPNPGMMPPRPNPGMMPGRPAGGPGRGGPGGRPAGPGGGGAGRPGGGGGFRPGGGGGGGGRPGGGGGFRPGGGGGGGTGAPGGGFRPGGGGGGGRPGGGGGFRPGGGGGGGGRPGGGGGFRPGGGGGGGTGAPGGGFRPGGGGGGGRPGGGGRGRGGAAGAFGRPGGRGPVRGRKSKKQRRQEFDNLSAPTMGSGAPRGNGELIRLPRGASLSDFADRINANPGSLVQEAFGLGEMVTATQSCTDETLQLLGVHLGYEVQIVSPEDEDRALLARFDIDLDQEYDDEKLVTRPPVVTVMGHVDHGKTKLLDAIRHTKVAEGEAGGITQHIGAYQVDAHVNGEDRSITFIDTPGHEAFTAMRARGAKSTDIAILVVAADDGVKPQTIEALNHAQAAEVPIVVAVNKIDKDGANPAKVRQQLTEYGLVAEEYGGDTMFVDISAKSRINIDGLLEAVCLTADASLDLRAPVDVPAQGVAIEGHLDRGRGPIATVLVQRGTLRVGDSIVAGEAHGRVRAMLDDSGSQVAEAGPSSAVQVLGFTAVPGAGDTFLEVSEDRVARQIAEQRQARERNAQLAATRGRPTLETLLERMKEGEKTQLNLILKGDGSGAVEALEDALAKLEIADEVSLRIIDRGVGAITETNVMLASASDAVIIGFNVRPQGKASELADREGVDIRYYSVIYAAIEDIENALKGMLKPEYEEVQLGTAEIREVFRSSKFGNIAGVLVRSGDIRRNTKARLIRDGAVVADNLTIGSLKRFKDDVTEVREGYEAGIGLGSFNDIKVDDVIETFEMREKPRA, encoded by the coding sequence GTGGCAGGCAAGGCCCGCGTACACGAACTCGCCAAGGAACTCGGCGTCCCCAGCAAAGATGTGCTGAACAAGCTGAAAGAGCTCGGGGAGTTCGTGAAATCCGCGTCGTCCACGATCGAAGCGCCGGTGGCGCGTCGGTTGCGGGAGGCGTACACGTCGCCGTCCTCCGGCGGTAACGGAGGGCGCAAGCCGGGACCCCCGAGTGGTCCCCGGCCGCCCCGAAACATCCCATCCCCGGCGTCGATGGCCCGCCCGCAGGGCACGGCCAGCGCCCAGGACATCGAAGTCAAGGCCGAGCAGGCTCGGGCTGCCGAGCTGAAGGCGGCCCAGGAGGCCGCCGCACGTGCGGCGGCCGAGGCGCCGGCCGAGCGTCGGCCCGCAGCGCCCGGACCCCGTCCGGGCCCGCGTCCGGCCCCGACCCCGGAGGTGTCGGCTCCGACGCCCCCGCCGACGGCTCCGCCCGCCGGTCCGGTCCAGGGCGGTCCCCGTCCCGGCCCGCGTCCGGCCGGCCCCGGCCAGCGTCCGGCGCGTCCGGGCAACAACCCGTTCGGTGTCGGCCCCGGCACCCCCACGCAGCCCCCGCGTCCCGGCCCTCGGCCGGCACCGGCGGCGCAGGGTGGGCAGGCTCCGGCCGGCCCGACCGCCGGCGGTCCGCGTCCGGGCCAGGCCGGCCCGCGTCCGGGTCCGCGTCCCAGCCCTCAGCAGGGTGGTGACCGTCCCGGCGGCCCGCGTCAGGGTGGCCCCGGCGACCGGCGTCCGGGCCCCGGTGGCCCGCGTCCGGGCGGTCAGTCCGGTGGTCCCGGCGGTCCGCGTCCTGGCGGTTCGTCCGGTGGTCCCGGCGGCCCGCGTCCGAACCCCGGCATGATGCCGCCGCGGCCGAACCCGGGCATGATGCCCGGTCGTCCGGCCGGTGGCCCTGGTCGTGGTGGCCCCGGTGGCCGTCCGGCCGGTCCGGGTGGCGGCGGCGCTGGCCGTCCCGGTGGTGGCGGTGGCTTCCGTCCCGGTGGCGGCGGTGGCGGCGGCGGTCGTCCCGGTGGCGGTGGCGGTTTCCGCCCCGGCGGCGGTGGCGGCGGCGGTACCGGTGCGCCCGGTGGCGGTTTCCGTCCCGGTGGCGGTGGCGGCGGTGGCCGTCCCGGTGGTGGCGGTGGCTTCCGTCCCGGTGGCGGCGGTGGCGGCGGCGGTCGTCCCGGTGGCGGTGGCGGTTTCCGCCCCGGCGGCGGTGGCGGCGGCGGTACCGGTGCGCCCGGTGGCGGTTTCCGTCCCGGTGGCGGTGGCGGCGGTGGCCGTCCCGGTGGTGGCGGTCGTGGCCGCGGCGGTGCCGCGGGTGCGTTCGGCCGTCCCGGCGGTCGTGGCCCGGTTCGTGGACGGAAGTCCAAGAAGCAGAGGCGTCAGGAGTTCGACAACCTCTCCGCGCCGACGATGGGCTCGGGTGCCCCGCGCGGTAACGGCGAGCTCATCCGGCTCCCGCGTGGCGCGTCGCTCTCCGACTTCGCCGACCGGATCAACGCGAACCCCGGTTCGCTGGTCCAGGAGGCGTTCGGTCTCGGCGAGATGGTGACCGCGACCCAGTCGTGCACCGACGAGACGCTGCAGCTGCTCGGTGTCCACCTCGGCTACGAGGTGCAGATCGTCAGCCCCGAGGACGAGGACCGTGCGCTGCTTGCGCGGTTCGACATCGACCTCGACCAGGAGTACGACGACGAGAAGCTGGTCACGCGGCCGCCGGTGGTCACCGTCATGGGCCACGTCGACCACGGTAAGACGAAGCTCCTCGACGCGATCCGGCACACGAAGGTGGCCGAGGGTGAGGCCGGCGGCATCACCCAGCACATCGGTGCCTACCAGGTCGACGCGCACGTCAACGGCGAAGACCGTTCGATCACGTTCATCGACACCCCGGGTCACGAGGCGTTCACCGCCATGCGTGCTCGTGGGGCGAAGTCGACGGACATCGCAATCCTCGTGGTCGCGGCCGACGACGGTGTGAAGCCGCAGACGATCGAGGCGCTCAACCACGCCCAGGCGGCCGAGGTGCCGATCGTGGTCGCGGTGAACAAGATCGACAAGGACGGCGCGAACCCGGCGAAGGTGCGGCAGCAGCTCACCGAGTACGGGCTGGTCGCCGAGGAGTACGGCGGCGACACGATGTTCGTCGACATCTCGGCGAAGTCCCGGATCAACATCGACGGGCTGCTCGAGGCGGTCTGCCTCACCGCGGACGCGTCGCTGGACCTCCGGGCTCCGGTCGACGTGCCGGCCCAGGGTGTCGCGATCGAGGGTCACCTCGACCGTGGCCGTGGTCCGATCGCGACCGTCCTGGTCCAGCGCGGCACGCTCCGCGTCGGCGACTCGATCGTCGCCGGTGAGGCGCACGGTCGCGTCCGGGCGATGCTCGACGACAGCGGTTCCCAGGTCGCCGAGGCGGGTCCGTCCAGCGCGGTGCAGGTGCTCGGCTTCACCGCCGTGCCCGGTGCCGGCGACACGTTCCTGGAGGTCTCCGAGGACCGGGTGGCCCGGCAGATCGCCGAGCAGCGGCAGGCGCGCGAGCGCAATGCCCAGCTCGCGGCGACCCGTGGGCGTCCGACGCTGGAGACGCTGCTCGAGCGGATGAAGGAAGGCGAGAAGACCCAGCTCAACCTCATCCTCAAGGGCGACGGTTCGGGTGCGGTCGAGGCCCTCGAGGACGCGCTGGCGAAGCTCGAGATCGCCGACGAGGTCAGCCTGCGGATCATCGACCGCGGTGTCGGTGCGATCACCGAGACCAACGTCATGCTGGCGTCGGCCTCCGACGCGGTCATCATCGGCTTCAACGTCCGGCCCCAGGGCAAGGCGAGCGAGCTGGCCGACCGCGAAGGCGTCGACATCCGCTACTACTCGGTCATCTACGCGGCGATCGAGGACATCGAGAATGCCCTCAAGGGCATGCTCAAGCCCGAGTACGAAGAGGTGCAGCTGGGTACCGCGGAGATCCGTGAGGTCTTCCGCTCCAGCAAGTTCGGCAACATCGCCGGTGTACTCGTCCGTAGCGGCGACATCCGCCGGAACACCAAGGCCCGCCTCATCCGGGACGGGGCCGTGGTGGCCGACAACCTCACGATCGGATCGCTCAAGAGGTTCAAGGACGACGTCACCGAGGTCCGCGAGGGCTACGAGGCCGGTATCGGTCTCGGCTCCTTCAACGACATCAAGGTCGACGACGTCATCGAGACCTTCGAGATGCGGGAGAAGCCCCGAGCGTAA
- a CDS encoding twin-arginine translocation signal domain-containing protein: protein MPTAARRIRLGRLPSSPAGPSHDLPARRRGLSRRSVLGGLLGAGAAGAVAGCGLIEPEPAVPAVATDPLETLVAEKQTLLDLYEATIAAHGDLAARLTPLRDAHREHRDALLELLDARRRAALARATPPVPGPSPATSAPAVSTDGAAALVALRAAERTASARSRSACLAVTAGSGTGDAASASERIVVLGSISAAEASHEVALA, encoded by the coding sequence GTGCCCACCGCTGCGCGCCGCATCCGCCTCGGGCGGCTCCCGTCGTCCCCCGCCGGCCCCTCGCACGATCTTCCCGCACGCAGACGTGGCCTCAGCCGGCGTTCGGTGCTGGGTGGACTGCTGGGCGCCGGCGCGGCCGGTGCGGTGGCCGGCTGCGGGCTGATCGAGCCGGAGCCGGCGGTGCCCGCCGTCGCCACCGACCCATTGGAGACGCTGGTCGCCGAGAAACAGACGCTGCTGGATCTCTACGAGGCGACGATCGCCGCGCACGGCGACCTGGCCGCCCGGCTGACCCCGCTCCGGGACGCCCACCGGGAGCACCGGGACGCCCTGCTGGAGCTGCTGGACGCCCGGCGCCGGGCCGCGCTGGCGCGGGCCACCCCGCCGGTTCCCGGACCCTCACCGGCGACGTCCGCCCCCGCAGTCAGCACCGACGGTGCCGCCGCGCTGGTCGCACTCCGGGCGGCCGAACGCACCGCCTCGGCGCGGTCCCGCTCGGCCTGCCTCGCGGTGACCGCCGGAAGCGGCACCGGCGACGCCGCCAGTGCCTCGGAACGGATCGTCGTGCTCGGCAGCATCAGTGCGGCGGAGGCGTCGCACGAGGTGGCGCTCGCGTGA
- the rpsO gene encoding 30S ribosomal protein S15, with the protein MALAQDVKQQIIAEYSTVENDTGSPEVQVALLTRRISDLTEHMKAHKHDHHSRRGLLLLVGRRRRLLNYLAKTDINRYRSLIERLGLRR; encoded by the coding sequence GTGGCGCTCGCTCAGGACGTCAAGCAGCAGATCATCGCCGAGTACTCGACGGTGGAGAACGACACCGGCTCACCGGAGGTGCAGGTCGCTCTGCTGACTCGGCGGATCAGTGACCTCACCGAGCACATGAAGGCGCACAAGCACGACCACCACAGCCGCCGTGGGCTGCTGCTGCTGGTCGGCCGTCGTCGTCGGCTGCTCAACTACCTCGCCAAGACCGACATCAACCGCTACCGGTCGCTCATCGAGCGACTCGGCCTGCGCCGCTGA
- the rimP gene encoding ribosome maturation factor RimP, with protein MPAPQAMRSRIVALVEPVVKAAGYDLEEVAVSSAGRRTVVRVVVDTDGGITLDDIAAVSRDVSAALDETDAAGGSAFGTGPYTLEVTSPGVDRPLTEPRHWRRKVGRLVTVRIGDKSVTARITEVDDQGVHLTDDRGVRTATFAELGPGKVQVEFARPTAKAEAGTDETEEGGDR; from the coding sequence ATGCCAGCCCCGCAGGCGATGCGCTCCCGGATCGTCGCGTTGGTCGAACCCGTGGTCAAGGCCGCCGGCTACGACCTGGAAGAAGTTGCAGTCTCGTCGGCCGGCCGCCGGACCGTGGTCCGCGTCGTGGTCGACACCGACGGTGGGATCACGCTGGACGACATCGCCGCCGTTTCACGCGACGTGTCCGCCGCGCTGGACGAAACCGACGCTGCCGGTGGTTCGGCCTTCGGGACCGGCCCGTACACGCTGGAGGTCACCTCGCCCGGCGTCGATCGGCCGCTGACCGAGCCCCGCCACTGGCGCCGGAAGGTGGGCCGCCTCGTCACCGTCCGTATTGGTGACAAGAGCGTGACCGCCCGCATCACCGAGGTCGACGACCAGGGCGTGCACCTCACCGACGACCGGGGAGTCCGTACGGCCACGTTCGCCGAACTGGGTCCGGGCAAGGTGCAGGTGGAGTTCGCTCGGCCGACCGCCAAGGCGGAGGCCGGCACCGACGAAACAGAAGAAGGAGGAGACCGGTGA